The proteins below are encoded in one region of Phycisphaerae bacterium:
- a CDS encoding EthD family reductase has product MVKFIALYKKPADIAAFEKHYEEVHLPLVKKWPGLRKLEVTRFTGSPAGEPRYYMMAEIYFDDKSAMVAALQSPEGKAAGKDIMSVAADIVHMMFGEVSEA; this is encoded by the coding sequence ATGGTGAAGTTCATCGCCCTCTACAAAAAGCCCGCCGACATCGCCGCGTTCGAAAAGCACTACGAGGAAGTGCACCTGCCGTTGGTGAAAAAATGGCCGGGGCTGCGCAAGCTGGAGGTCACCCGTTTCACGGGATCGCCCGCCGGCGAGCCGCGCTATTACATGATGGCCGAGATCTACTTCGACGACAAGAGTGCCATGGTGGCGGCACTCCAGAGCCCGGAAGGCAAGGCCGCGGGCAAGGACATCATGAGCGTCGCGGCCGACATCGTCCACATGATGTTCGGGGAGGTCAGCGAAGCGTGA